A genome region from Brassica oleracea var. oleracea cultivar TO1000 chromosome C2, BOL, whole genome shotgun sequence includes the following:
- the LOC106323666 gene encoding GDSL esterase/lipase 6: MSSMELLVTLLLLASPVALAKSSPSLPAIFTFGDSIFDAGNNHFNKNCTAQADFPPYGSSFFHQPTERFTNGRTVADFISQFIGLPLQKPFLELHIQILNGTLKRFPSNGINFASAGSGFLLDTNKDMRVTPIQTQLQQFQTLVEQNKIEKSIIQESLFLLESGSNDIFNYFLPFQTTTLSPDDYVDSMLTQVNKTIDQIYKLGARRIAIFSLGPVGCVPARALLPNAPTNKCFGKMNVMAKKYNRRLEDIVNIIPTKYPGSIAVFGAVYAITHRFQTYPARYGFSDVSNACCGGGTLGGLKQCGREGYKICNNPNEFMFWDFYHPTERTYHLMSKALWNGNINKIRPFNLMALATNFTF, translated from the exons ATGTCTTCAATGGAATTACTCGTTACTCTGCTCCTTCTTGCCTCTCCCGTGGCTTTGGCCAAGTCTTCTCCCTCCCTTCCTGCCATCTTTACCTTTGGCGACTCCATTTTCGACGCAGGAAACAATCATTTCAACAAAAACTGCACTGCTCAAGCTGATTTTCCTCCTTATGGCTCTTCCTTCTTCCACCAACCTACCGAAAGGTTTACCAATGGAAGAACCGTAGCTGACTTCATAT CACAATTTATAGGTCTTCCATTACAGAAACCATTCTTGGAACTGCATATCCAAATCTTGAACGGAACTTTAAAACGATTCCCTTCTAATGGCATTAACTTCGCCAGTGCCGGTAGTGGATTCTTGCTTGATACCAACAAAGACATG AGAGTGACACCGATCCAAACGCAACTTCAGCAATTCCAAACACTTGTAGAGCAGAACAAAATAGAAAAATCTATAATCCAAGAATCTCTCTTCTTATTAGAGTCTGGTTCCAACGACAT CTTTAATTACTTTCTTCCATTCCAAACCACTACACTCTCTCCAGACGACTATGTAGACTCAATGTTAACCCAAGTTAACAAAACCATTGATCAAATCTACAAACTAGGAGCTCGTCGCATCGCCATCTTCTCTTTAGGTCCAGTAGGATGTGTCCCTGCAAGAGCCTTGCTTCCTAATGCCCCAACCAATAAATGCTTTGGCAAGATGAATGTTATGGCCAAGAAGTATAACAGAAGACTTGAAGATATAGTGAACATAATCCCCACTAAGTACCCTGGATCCATTGCAGTGTTTGGAGCTGTGTATGCTATCACTCACAGATTCCAAACCTACCCCGCTCGTTACG GGTTTTCGGATGTGTCGAACGCGTGTTGTGGGGGCGGGACACTGGGAGGGTTGAAGCAGTGTGGAAGAGAAGGATACAAGATTTGTAATAACCCCAACGAGTTTATGTTTTGGGATTTTTATCATCCGACAGAACGTACTTACCATCTCATGTCAAAAGCTTTGTGGAATGGAAACATAAACAAGATCAGACCGTTCAATCTCATGGCTCTTGCCACCAACTTCACATTTTAA
- the LOC106321435 gene encoding xylosyltransferase 1-like — MGAEKKWLFTLFFVAFLSVFLLLLYSFSAFTSNPFPSPIRHGPHYPPAFAYYITGGRGDGDRIIRLLLAVYHPRNRYLLHLGAEATDAERVALLSDLKSVPAVSAFGNVDVLGKVHRLSENGASKVADTLHAVSILLKLGRSWNWFIELSALDYPLMTQDDLSHVFASVNRSVNFIDHTGDLAWKESQRIKPIVVDPALYLARRTQLFTATEKRPTPDAFKVFTGSPWIVLSRSFLEYSIFGWDNLPRILLMYFNNVILSEECYFHTVICNAPEFINTTVNADLRYMIWDSPPKMEPHFLSTPDFDQMAQSGAAFARQFKKDDPVLDMVDREILKRGRYRVTPGAWCASHSSWWTDPCSEWDDVNVVKAGPQAKKLDETITNFLDDLNSQTNQCK, encoded by the exons ATGGGAGCTGAGAAGAAATGGCTGTTCACACTCTTCTTCGTAGCCTTCCTATCCGTCTTCCTCCTCTTACTCTACTCTTTCTCCGCTTTCACCTCTAACCCTTTCCCTTCCCCTATCCGCCACGGTCCTCACTACCCGCCTGCTTTCGCTTATTACATAACCGGTGGTCGTGGAGACGGTGACCGGATCATTCGGTTACTCCTTGCTGTTTATCACCCTAGGAACCGGTACCTTCTCCATCTGGGAGCTGAAGCTACTGACGCCGAGAGGGTAGCTCTTCTCTCCGACTTGAAATCTGTGCCTGCTGTGAGTGCCTTTGGGAACGTTGATGTGTTGGGGAAGGTTCATCGTCTCTCTGAGAATGGCGCGTCTAAGGTTGCTGATACTCTTCACGCCGTGTCGATCTTGCTGAAGCTTGGTCGCTCTTGGAATTGGTTTATTGAGCTGAGTGCCTTGGATTATCCCCTGATGACTCAAGACG ACCTGTCTCATGTGTTTGCCTCGGTGAATAGAAGCGTCAACTTCATTGATCATACTGGTGATCTTGCTTGGAAAGA ATCTCAGAGGATTAAGCCTATTGTTGTGGATCCAGCACTTTACTTAGCTAGAAGAACACAGCTCTTCACTGCTACTGAGAAACGACCAACACCAGATGCTTTCAAAGTCTTTACAG GCTCGCCGTGGATCGTACTGAGCAGATCTTTCCTTGAATACAGCATCTTCGGTTGGGACAATCTACCAAGAATCCTCCTCATGTATTTCAACAACGTCATCCTCTCCGAAGAATGCTACTTTCACACGGTGATCTGCAACGCCCCCGAGTTCATTAACACGACGGTCAACGCTGACTTACGCTACATGATATGGGACAGCCCGCCAAAGATGGAGCCACACTTCCTCAGCACACCGGATTTCGATCAGATGGCTCAGAGCGGAGCGGCTTTCGCCCGGCAGTTCAAGAAGGACGATCCGGTCCTCGACATGGTAGACAGAGAGATTTTGAAACGGGGACGGTACAGAGTCACTCCTGGAGCTTGGTGCGCGAGCCATAGTAGCTGGTGGACTGATCCTTGCTCGGAGTGGGATGATGTCAACGTGGTTAAAGCTGGTCCTCAGGCTAAGAAGCTGGATGAGACGATAACGAATTTTCTTGATGATTTGAATTCTCAAACTAATCAATGCAAGTGA
- the LOC106323664 gene encoding uncharacterized protein LOC106323664, with translation MADFLQKAIGAMSIEDEEPLVLPDSPQFTVVDANETSLLGRLLNPDCQSMARMIDYMPTAWRVYGRVRGIALSRDRFQFVFQREEDLVIVLNDRPWSYNHWAMVLERWTASPPVDFLNTMEIWIRIRNIPQIHFTSETMYKLASEIGKVEVIAYDPKVSHTKEYISAKITFHVDNPAKAARKLALKSGGTVTIEYDYEKIHKRCFHCLRLTHEKIRCPLLRKGQIKSNGGSSSSAIIPNKIPSLPAVINQARCEALVAPPGFAPLFPELSPTDQKMAMLYISHSDETERNARILRVRQGIEDNARESSLRLIKITNEIDKGKGHVFHFPENINYQGDCSKFFRAGAQLLLGSIEDEAESSAKAPDTMSAPILGSSGFQLGPSSEGRASGNLSLGKAPRIWPPYWKRKANSTKRNSVAGPSLKDQDQTAANGSKRKQSVSASAVDNKTPKYTESSVASVLKPLQPQ, from the coding sequence ATGGCTGATTTCTTACAAAAAGCTATTGGTGCTATGTCGATTGAAGATGAGGAACCGCTGGTGCTCCCGGACAGTCCTCAGTTTACGGTCGTGGATGCGAATGAGACCAGTCTGCTTGGTCGCCTTCTCAACCCAGATTGCCAATCCATGGCTCGCATGATCGACTATATGCCCACTGCGTGGAGGGTTTATGGAAGGGTCCGAGGTATCGCGTTATCTCGTGATCGTTTTCAGTTTGTGTTCCAGAGAGAGGAAGATCTGGTGATTGTTCTGAATGATCGTCCGTGGTCATATAATCACTGGGCGATGGTGCTTGAAAGATGGACTGCTTCTCCTCCTGTGGACTTTCTGAACACAATGGAGATTTGGATCCGTATTCGGAATATTCCGCAGATTCACTTCACGTCGGAAACTATGTATAAGCTTGCCTCGGAGATAGGTAAAGTAGAGGTGATTGCCTATGATCCAAAAGTATCCCATACTAAAGAGTATATCAGTGCAAAGATTACTTTCCATGTGGATAACCCAGCTAAAGCGGCGAGGAAGTTGGCGCTGAAATCAGGTGGAACTGTCACCATTGAATATGATTATGAAAAGATTCATAAACGTTGCTTTCACTGTCTGAGGCTAACACATGAGAAGATTCGGTGTCCTTTACTCAGAAAGGGGCAGATAAAGTCTAATGGTGGGAGCTCGAGTTCTGCGATTATCCCTAATAAAATTCCTAGTCTGCCTGCGGTGATCAACCAAGCGAGATGTGAAGCGTTGGTGGCTCCACCGGGTTTTGCACCCCTGTTCCCTGAACTATCCCCTACTGACCAGAAGATGGCTATGCTCTATATATCTCATTCTGATGAGACTGAGCGCAATGCAAGGATCCTGAGGGTGCGACAGGGCATTGAGGACAATGCAAGAGAATCGTCCTTGCGACTAATAAAGATTACGAATGAGATTGATAAAGGCAAGGGTCATGTTTTCCACTTCCCTGAAAACATCAACTATCAGGGAGATTGTAGTAAGTTTTTTCGTGCTGGTGCTCAGCTGCTGCTTGGAAGTATTGAAGATGAAGCTGAATCATCTGCTAAAGCTCCTGATACCATGTCGGCCCCTATCCTTGGGTCGTCGGGTTTTCAGCTTGGCCCCTCTTCGGAGGGGCGTGCTTCCGGAAACTTAAGCTTGGGCAAAGCTCCAAGGATCTGGCCTCCATATTGGAAGAGGAAAGCAAACTCCACGAAAAGGAACTCTGTCGCTGGACCTTCCTTGAAAGATCAAGATCAGACGGCTGCAAATGGTTCGAAGAGGAAGCAGAGTGTGTCAGCTTCGGCCGTGGACAACAAAACTCCAAAGTACACAGAATCTTCGGTGGCTTCCGTATTGAAGCCGCTGCAGCCGCAATGA
- the LOC106322468 gene encoding probable ribose-5-phosphate isomerase 1, producing MGSASNPLVTSSVVDDSPLPSNLTQDDLKKLAAYKAVEYVKSGMVVGLGTGSTAKHAVARISELLRQGKLRDIIGIPTSTTTHEQAVSLGIPLSDLDSHPVVDLSIDGADEVDPALNLVKGRGGSLLREKMVEGASKKFVVIVDESKLVKHLGGSGLAVPVEVVPFCCDFTRGKLEELFREAGCKAKLRVKSGGETAAVTDNGNFVVDLYLERDMGDLEAASEAILRLPGVVEHGMFLGIATTLIVAGKSGVTVKDRFG from the coding sequence ATGGGTTCTGCCTCTAATCCTCTCGTCACTTCCTCCGTCGTCGACGACTCGCCGCTTCCCTCAAACCTCACCCAAGACGATCTCAAGAAACTCGCCGCCTACAAAGCCGTCGAGTACGTCAAATCCGGAATGGTCGTCGGCCTCGGCACCGGCTCCACCGCCAAACACGCCGTGGCTCGCATCAGCGAGCTTCTCCGCCAAGGCAAGCTCCGCGACATAATCGGAATCCCTACTTCAACCACGACGCACGAGCAGGCGGTTTCTCTCGGGATACCGTTATCCGATCTAGACTCTCACCCCGTCGTGGATCTATCCATCGACGGCGCCGACGAAGTCGATCCCGCCCTCAATCTCGTCAAAGGACGCGGCGGATCGCTGCTGAGGGAGAAGATGGTGGAGGGAGCGTCGAAGAAGTTCGTGGTGATCGTCGACGAGTCCAAGCTCGTGAAGCATCTCGGAGGAAGCGGGCTCGCCGTTCCCGTGGAGGTCGTGCCGTTCTGCTGCGACTTCACGAGGGGGAAGCTGGAGGAGCTTTTCAGAGAAGCGGGGTGCAAGGCGAAGCTAAGGGTTAAGAGCGGCGGAGAGACGGCGGCTGTGACGGACAACGGGAATTTCGTGGTGGATCTGTACTTGGAGAGAGATATGGGAGATTTGGAGGCGGCGAGCGAGGCGATATTGAGGTTGCCCGGAGTGGTGGAGCACGGGATGTTTCTGGGGATCGCGACGACCTTGATCGTCGCCGGGAAATCCGGTGTAACCGTTAAGGATAGGTTTGGGTAA
- the LOC106326051 gene encoding NAC domain-containing protein 3-like: MPLTGFISDDDDDDDSDSDSISTKTCSIKSSSTCVTFGNSNRLIDQIIDLPESPRSTIESVSLTQEVSKALGANSAISEKKMSPCDDDAQVSEIGGDQMGQEMVIKNKRAGFIYRMIQKFAKKIKLCSCVSRI, from the exons ATGCCACTGACCGGTTTCATTAGCGATGATGATGATGATGATGATAGTGATTCTGATTCCATATCTACAAAAACA TGTTCCATTAAAAGCTCGAGCACTTGTGTTACTTTTGGTAACTCTAATCGTCTCATAGACCAAATCATAGACCTGCCAGAGTCCCCACGCTCAACAATCGAATCAGTCTCGTTAACTCAAGAG GTGAGCAAAGCTCTGGGAGCCAATAGTGCTATATCTGAGAAGAAGATGAGTCCTTGTGATGATGATGCACAAGTAAGTGAGATCGGAGGTGATCAAATGGGTCAGGAGATGGTGATCAAGAACAAAAGAGCTGGTTTCATTTACAGGATGATACAAAAATTCGCCAAGAAAATCAAGCTATGTTCTTGTGTCTCAAGAATATGA
- the LOC106322582 gene encoding pentatricopeptide repeat-containing protein At1g71060, mitochondrial produces the protein MVFSQIFRSAGKLPGGHLTRQVYYSIFSFREQSLNLESTPCTHKASNLIIHKSLHSPSVETQVGVSQDADRICKILSKSTDSTVETLLNKASIELSPSLVEEVLKKLSNAGVLAFSVFKYAENQNGFKHTTATYNALIESLGKIKQFKLVWSLVDDMKHKKLLSKDTFALISRRYARARKVKEAITAFQRMEEYGFTMEVGDFNRMLDTLSKSRNVGDAQKVFDKMKKKRFEPDVKSYTILLEGWGQEMNLLRVNEVYGEMKDEGFEPDVVTYGIIINAHCKAKKHDEAIRFLNEMEMRSCKPSPHIFCSLINGLGSERKLNQALEFFERSKSSGFPLEAPTYNALVGAYCWSLRVEDAFKVVEEMRLKGIGPNARTYDIILHHLIRMQRTKEAYEVYQKMSCEPTVSTYEIMVRMFCNKERLDMAIKIWDEMKGKGVLPGMHMFSSLITALCNENKLDEACAYFNEMLDVGIKAPGHMFSRLKQVLLDEGRKDKVAELVLKMDRLRKTQLLG, from the coding sequence ATGGTATTCTCTCAAATCTTCCGCTCCGCCGGGAAACTTCCCGGAGGACATCTCACTCGTCAAGTCTACTATAGTATCTTCTCTTTCCGAGAACAGAGCTTGAATCTCGAATCGACTCCATGTACTCACAAAGCTTCAAACTTGATTATTCACAAATCATTACACAGTCCTTCTGTCGAAACCCAAGTCGGAGTTTCGCAAGACGCCGATAGAATCTGCAAAATCCTCTCCAAATCCACTGACTCAACCGTCGAAACCCTCCTCAACAAAGCTTCCATCGAACTCTCCCCGTCGCTAGTCGAAGAAGTACTGAAGAAGCTGAGCAACGCCGGCGTCCTAGCCTTCTCCGTCTTCAAATACGCAGAGAATCAAAACGGTTTCAAGCACACCACCGCGACCTACAACGCGTTAATCGAGTCCTTGGGCAAGATCAAGCAGTTCAAGCTCGTGTGGAGCCTCGTGGACGACATGAAACACAAGAAGCTTCTGAGCAAAGACACGTTCGCGCTAATCTCCAGACGCTACGCTCGTGCCAGGAAGGTTAAGGAAGCGATCACCGCGTTTCAGAGGATGGAAGAGTATGGGTTTACGATGGAGGTCGGTGATTTTAACCGTATGCTTGATACTTTAAGCAAATCAAGAAACGTTGGTGATGCACAGAAGGTGTTCGACAAAATGAAGAAGAAAAGGTTTGAGCCTGATGTTAAGTCTTACACTATTTTACTCGAAGGGTGGGGTCAGGAGATGAATCTTTTGAGAGTTAATGAGGTTTACGGGGAGATGAAGGATGAAGGTTTTGAGCCTGATGTTGTTACTTATGGGATCATTATCAACGCGCATTGTAAGGCTAAGAAGCATGATGAAGCTATTAGGTTCCTTAATGAGATGGAGATGAGGAGTTGCAAGCCGAGTCCTCACATTTTCTGTAGTCTGATCAATGGGCTTGGTTCCGAGAGGAAGCTGAATCAAGCTCTTGAGTTCTTCGAGAGGTCGAAGAGTTCGGGGTTCCCCCTTGAAGCTCCTACTTACAATGCGTTAGTTGGAGCTTATTGCTGGTCGCTGAGAGTTGAAGACGCGTTTAAGGTTGTGGAAGAGATGAGGTTAAAAGGGATAGGGCCAAATGCTAGGACTTATGATATAATCCTGCATCATCTGATCCGGATGCAGCGGACGAAAGAAGCTTATGAAGTTTATCAGAAGATGAGCTGTGAGCCGACGGTGAGTACTTACGAGATCATGGTTAGGATGTTCTGTAATAAAGAGAGATTGGACATGGCGATCAAGATTTGGGATGAGATGAAAGGAAAAGGTGTGCTTCCGGGAATGCACATGTTCTCTAGTTTGATTACAGCTTTGTGTAATGAGAACAAGTTAGATGAGGCTTGTGCGTATTTTAATGAGATGTTGGATGTGGGTATTAAGGCACCGGGGCATATGTTTAGCCGGCTTAAACAAGTGCTTCTCGATGAAGGCCGGAAAGATAAAGTCGCCGAGTTGGTTTTGAAGATGGATAGGCTGAGGAAAACCCAACTCCTTGGCTGA
- the LOC106323665 gene encoding uncharacterized protein LOC106323665: protein MVHGLRTNQKVSEECMAIKTDMSKAYDRVEWNFLEVLLEKMGFERTWVRWIMACVTTVSFSVLLNGNSHGFIKPERGLRQGDPLSPFLFILCAEALVSCLNASEEAGRLHGIKLSASAPAVHHLLFADDSLLLCKANILEATEVLTCLKEYGDASGQMINLQKSSIIFGSKVPPDAKEDIKGILGIDQEGGEGSYLGLPECFSGSKVKMLNFLKEKLQGRLRGWFSKSLSQGGKEILLKSVALALPIYAMSCFRLPKDVCAKLTSAMVEFWWSSGNNKKKIPWVAWQKLCKDKELGGLGFKDIEKFNQALLAKQAWRIWSNPESLVARILKHRYFARTDFLECSIGTRPSFAWRSIIHGRELLSQGLYHKIGSGETTRLWSDNWLVDGRARPPMYRQDAIVDLTLTVSDLIDSRVGSWSVPRIRELIVEEDVERVLQTPIDLARHDQKMWGFSRNGIYNSKSGYKLAETLQEMQLPPSPGLPPIEKRLWKDLWQTNTSPKIKHFMWRALSGALAVKSRLQSREILLDTTCSRCGLSEETICHVLFHCEVAKKVWTRSGFPMPSGGFSVNSVWLNFYHLMSVSRKLPKENEARLAFPWILWQIWKARNSFCFEQWTKDAELIFSKASNEATMWLNMSLISGDGPSSQMTNLEARSKWQKPPPGITKCNVASSWVDPLLKGGAAWIARSHTGIPLVHSRSALLPMSSSFEAGLCTLLRACTDMHNLHFKKVIFEISSPLVLDAINNPQLFPNVPILLSNTLRSLHQFDYCQVVLVPEGVNSLAFEIAASVTTGLRYQSYIASGGPSWLSPAIRNQALP from the coding sequence ATGGTGCATGGGTTGAGAACTAATCAGAAGGTGTCTGAAGAATGCATGGCGATAAAAACCGATATGTCCAAGGCATATGATCGTGTGGAGTGGAACTTTTTGGAGGTGCTTCTTGAGAAGATGGGCTTTGAGAGAACGTGGGTTAGATGGATAATGGCTTGTGTCACGACAGTTTCTTTCTCTGTTTTGCTGAATGGGAATTCACATGGATTTATCAAACCTGAGAGAGGTCTGCGCCAGGGTGACCCGCTCTCTCCATTTCTATTTATCTTATGCGCTGAAGCTCTGGTTTCTTGTCTCAATGCGTCTGAGGAAGCGGGTAGACTTCATGGCATTAAGCTCTCAGCTTCAGCCCCGGCAGTTCACCATCTGTTGTTTGCAGATGACAGCCTTCTCTTATGCAAAGCGAACATCTTGGAAGCAACAGAAGTGCTGACATGTCTTAAGGAGTATGGAGATGCATCAGGTCAGATGATTAACTTGCAAAAGTCGTCGATAATCTTTGGTTCTAAGGTTCCTCCTGATGCGAAGGAAGATATCAAAGGTATCTTAGGTATAGACCAGGAAGGTGGTGAAGGGTCTTACTTAGGTTTACCTGAGTGCTTTAGTGGTTCTAAAGTCAAGATGTTGAACTTCCTTAAGGAAAAGCTACAGGGGAGACTGAGGGGTTGGTTCTCGAAATCTCTATCACAAGGTGGGAAGGAAATTCTCTTGAAATCTGTGGCGTTGGCGCTACCTATTTACGCAATGTCGTGCTTTAGGTTGCCAAAGGATGTGTGTGCTAAGCTGACTAGTGCTATGGTGGAATTTTGGTGGAGTTCTGGAAATAATAAAAAGAAAATTCCTTGGGTGGCATGGCAAAAGCTATGTAAGGACAAAGAGCTTGGTGGTCTTGGATTCAAGGATATTGAGAAGTTTAATCAAGCCTTACTTGCAAAGCAAGCTTGGAGAATTTGGTCTAATCCTGAGTCACTGGTGGCTCGGATTCTGAAGCACAGGTACTTCGCAAGAACTGATTTTCTGGAGTGCAGCATAGGAACTAGACCATCCTTTGCTTGGCGTAGTATCATTCATGGTAGGGAGCTTCTCTCACAAGGGTTATATCACAAGATTGGCTCCGGGGAGACTACTAGGCTATGGTCAGATAATTGGCTAGTTGATGGAAGAGCTCGTCCCCCTATGTATAGACAGGATGCGATTGTTGATCTCACACTGACGGTGAGTGATTTGATTGATTCGAGAGTAGGAAGTTGGAGTGTGCCAAGAATTCGAGAACTAATAGTGGAGGAGGATGTTGAGCGTGTATTGCAGACTCCTATTGATTTAGCTCGTCATGACCAGAAGATGTGGGGTTTCTCAAGGAATGGAATCTACAATTCAAAAAGTGGCTACAAGTTAGCTGAGACTTTGCAGGAAATGCAGCTTCCTCCCTCTCCAGGTCTTCCTCCAATAGAAAAAAGACTTTGGAAAGATCTGTGGCAGACCAATACATCACCTAAGATCAAACATTTTATGTGGAGAGCACTGTCGGGAGCGTTAGCTGTCAAAAGTAGATTGCAGTCGCGGGAGATCTTGTTAGATACAACGTGTTCCAGATGCGGATTGTCAGAGGAGACAATATGCCATGTCCTCTTCCACTGTGAGGTTGCGAAGAAAGTATGGACAAGATCTGGTTTTCCTATGCCATCTGGTGGTTTTTCTGTCAACTCGGTGTGGCTCAATTTCTATCATCTGATGTCGGTGAGCAGGAAATTACCAAAAGAGAATGAAGCTCGCCTAGCCTTTCCTTGGATCCTGTGGCAAATATGGAAAGCCCGTAACTCGTTTTGCTTTGAACAATGGACGAAGGATGCTGAACTGATCTTCTCAAAAGCGTCAAACGAAGCTACTATGTGGCTAAATATGTCACTTATCAGTGGAGACGGTCCTTCATCGCAAATGACTAATCTTGAGGCAAGAAGTAAATGGCAAAAACCTCCTCCTGGAATTACTAAGTGTAATGTAGCATCGTCTTGGGTAGATCCCCTGTTGAAGGGTGGAGCAGCTTGGATTGCTCGAAGCCATACCGGCATACCACTGGTGCATAGTAGGAGTGCATTATTGCCTATGAGTTCTTCCTTTGAAGCAGGGTTGTGCACTCTTCTACGGGCATGCACGGACATGCACAACTTACATTTCAAAAAGGTAATCTTTGAAATCTCATCTCCGCTTGTTTTGGATGCCATTAACAACCCTCAATTGTTCCCGAATGTACCAATACTGCTATCGAATACGCTTCGCTCCTTGCACCAATTTGATTATTGTCAAGTGGTGTTAGTACCAGAGGGAGTTAACTCATTAGCGTTTGAGATTGCCGCTAGTGTCACTACAGGTCTACGTTACCAATCTTACATTGCTAGTGGAGGCCCTTCTTGGTTATCTCCTGCTATCAGAAACCAAGCACTGCCATAG